In Tenrec ecaudatus isolate mTenEca1 chromosome 4, mTenEca1.hap1, whole genome shotgun sequence, a single window of DNA contains:
- the CTTN gene encoding src substrate cortactin yields the protein MWKASAGHSVSIAQDDGGADDWETDPDFVNDVSEKEQRWGAKTVQGSGRQEHINVHKLRETVSQEHQTLKEKELETGPKPSHGYGGKFGVEQDRMDKSAVGHEYQSKLAKHCSQVDSVRGFGGKFGVQMDRVDQSAVGFEYQGKTEKHASQKDYSSGFGGKYGLQADRVDKSAVGFEYQGKTEKHESQKDYSSGFGGKYGLQSDRVDKSAVGFDYQGKTEKHESQKDYVKGFGGKFGVQTDRRDRCALGWDHQEKVQLHESQKDYKTGFGGRFGVQSERQDPSAVGFEYKEELAKHESQQDYSKGFGGKYGVQKDRMDKNASTFEDVATVPSAYQKTVPVEAVNSKTSNIRANFENLAKEREQEDRRKAEAERAQRMARERQEQEEARRKLEEQDRAAKQTPPASPSPQPAAERPPESPVYEDAAPFRAEPSPRGAEPEPVYSTDNHGGAGSPPALAYAPEAVYETTDDAQDHYQTEENTYDEYENDLGITAVALYDYQAAGDDEISFDPDDIITNIEMIDDGWWRGVCKGRYGLFPANYVELRQ from the exons ATGTGGAAAGCCTCTGCCGGCCACTCCGTGTCCATCGCCCAGGACGACGGGGGCGCCGATGACTGGGAGACGGACCCCGACTTTGTG AACGACGTGAGTGAGAAGGAGCAGCGGTGGGGAGCCAAGACGGTGCAGGGGTCCGGGCGCCAGGAGCACATCAA CGTCCACAAGCTGAGGGAGACTGTTTCTCAGGAGCACCAGACCCTCAAGGAGAAGGAACTTGAAACAGGGCCTAAACCCTCCCATGGCTATGGGGGCAAGTTCGGTGTGGAGCAAGACAGGATGGACAAG TCAGCCGTGGGACATGAGTACCAGTCGAAGCTTGCTAAGCACTGCTCCCAAGTCGACTCGGTCCGAGGCTTTGGAGGCAAGTTTGGGGTCCAGATGGACAGAGTGGATCAG TCGGCTGTTGGCTTTGAGTACCAGGGCAAGACGGAGAAGCATGCCTCCCAAAAAG ACTACTCCAGCGGCTTTGGCGGCAAGTACGGCCTGCAGGCAGACCGCGTGGACAAGAGCGCCGTGGGCTTCGAGTACCAGGGCAAGACGGAAAAGCACGAGTCCCAGAAAG ACTACTCCAGCGGCTTTGGCGGCAAGTACGGCCTGCAGTCAGACCGCGTGGACAAGAGTGCCGTGGGCTTCGATTACCAGGGCAAGACGGAGAAGCACGAGTCCCAGAAag ACTACGTGAAGGGGTTTGGAGGGAAGTTTGGTGTGCAGACAGACAGACGAGACAGATGTGCCCTTGGCTGGGACCACCAGGAGAAGGTGCAGCTGCACGAGTCTCAGAAAG ACTATAAGACGGGCTTTGGAGGCAGATTCGGTGTGCAGTCGGAGAGGCAGGACCCTTCCGCCGTGGGGTTTGAATACAAGGAGGAGCTGGCCAAGCACGAGTCCCAGCAAG ACTACTCCAAAGGGTTCGGCGGGAAGTACGGGGTGCAGAAGGACCGCATGGACAAG AACGCGTCCACCTTTGAGGACGTCGCCACGGTGCCCTCGGCCTACCAGAAGACCGTTCCTGTGGAAGCCG TGAACAGCAAGACCAGCAACATCCGGGCGAACTTTGAGAACCTGGCCAAAGAGCGGGAGCAGGAGGACCGGCGGAAGGCAGAGGCGGAGCGGGCACAGAGGATGGCCAGGGAgaggcaggagcaggaggaggccaGGCGGAAGCTGGAG GAGCAAGACCGGGCCGCAAAGCAGACGCCGCCTGCGTCCCCGTCACCCCAGCCGGCTGCAGAGAGGCCGCCCGAGAGCCCAGTCTACGAG GACGCAGCTCCATTCCGGGCTGAGCCAAGCCCCAGAGGTGCCGAGCCTGAGCCCGTCTACAGCACGGACAACCATGGCGGGGCGGGCAGCCCCCCGGCCCTGGCCTATGCCCCCGAGGCTGTCTACGAGACCACCGACGATGCCCAGGACCACTACCAAACAG AAGAAAACACCTACGATGAGTATGAGAACGACTTGGGGATCACGGCTGTCGCTCTGTACGACTACCAGGCCG CGGGCGACGACGAGATCTCCTTCGACCCCGATGACATCATCACCAACATCGAGATGATCGACGATGGCTGGTGGCGCGGCGTGTGCAAGGGCCGCTATGGGCTCTTCCCGGCCAACTATGTGGAGCTGCGGCAGTAG